A window of Cohnella herbarum contains these coding sequences:
- a CDS encoding extracellular solute-binding protein — protein MRGQKIRGMIMVAMALLLVFAAACSKKDNTQASGSPAAQTGSASPSAEATTPAAEVKAEDPLGKFDPPIEVSVVGTTGTNVLFADGESINDNIMTRTYKDILGIQFVNKWVSDASQTVEKMNLSINTNNFPDISKVDVNQLHRMIKQDQLADLTEAYEKYASPLLRKAMEYGGGEGFEAASVDGKIYGMPVPVDYFENAAIMYIRQDWLDKLKLQAPKTIDELVTVATAFAQQDPDGNNKADTYGIALDNTLGMAFDGVAAAYKGYRAIWIKDGEGKLAYGSVQPEMKAALAKLQELYKAKAIDPEFGAKDWGKAADDIGAGKGGIYFGAFWQPLYPLSTTKTHTPESDWTAYPIPAGADGTIVPKRPTNVYNWMVARKGMANPEALVKSMNLWAEMWIEGGKYNDLFYKEIQGSDKYKGKEIHQYAKPYFFDDPGKNMVIGKQFRAAMEKDDGSLVTHPDGKWKWDAYKNNEPNGWAFMKYLSESEAVLEQYGENFVHQSFLGAPTDTMVKRLANLNKIESETFTKIIMGTSNIDEFDKFVKQWKQLGGDAITEEVNAWASAK, from the coding sequence ATGAGAGGTCAAAAGATTCGCGGCATGATTATGGTAGCAATGGCATTGCTGTTGGTTTTCGCTGCAGCCTGTTCGAAGAAGGACAATACCCAGGCAAGCGGTTCGCCCGCGGCGCAAACCGGAAGCGCTTCCCCGAGTGCGGAAGCGACGACGCCCGCGGCGGAAGTAAAGGCGGAGGACCCGCTCGGCAAATTCGATCCCCCGATCGAAGTATCGGTCGTCGGTACGACGGGTACGAACGTCCTGTTCGCGGACGGAGAAAGCATCAACGACAATATCATGACCCGTACTTACAAGGACATTCTCGGTATCCAGTTCGTAAACAAGTGGGTATCGGACGCTTCTCAAACCGTAGAGAAGATGAACTTGTCCATCAACACGAACAATTTTCCGGATATTTCGAAGGTGGACGTGAACCAGCTGCACCGAATGATCAAACAGGATCAACTGGCGGATCTGACCGAAGCCTACGAGAAATACGCGTCTCCTTTGCTGCGCAAAGCTATGGAGTATGGTGGAGGAGAAGGCTTCGAGGCAGCGAGCGTAGACGGCAAAATCTACGGAATGCCGGTACCGGTCGACTATTTCGAGAACGCGGCGATCATGTATATCCGTCAGGATTGGCTGGATAAGCTGAAGCTCCAAGCGCCGAAGACGATCGATGAGCTTGTGACAGTCGCGACCGCTTTTGCTCAGCAGGATCCCGATGGCAACAATAAAGCAGACACATACGGCATCGCGTTGGACAATACGTTGGGAATGGCTTTCGATGGAGTAGCCGCCGCCTATAAGGGATATCGGGCGATCTGGATCAAGGACGGCGAAGGCAAGCTAGCCTATGGAAGCGTCCAGCCCGAGATGAAGGCCGCGTTAGCGAAGCTGCAAGAGCTTTACAAGGCGAAAGCGATCGATCCCGAATTCGGAGCCAAGGATTGGGGCAAAGCGGCGGATGATATCGGCGCGGGCAAGGGCGGCATCTATTTCGGAGCCTTCTGGCAGCCGCTGTATCCGCTCTCGACGACCAAGACGCATACTCCCGAATCGGACTGGACAGCTTATCCGATTCCGGCCGGAGCGGACGGAACGATCGTTCCGAAGCGACCGACGAACGTCTATAACTGGATGGTTGCCCGGAAAGGCATGGCTAACCCCGAAGCTCTCGTGAAGTCGATGAACTTGTGGGCGGAGATGTGGATCGAAGGCGGCAAGTACAATGATTTGTTCTATAAAGAAATCCAGGGTAGCGATAAATACAAGGGCAAAGAAATCCACCAATACGCCAAACCTTACTTCTTCGACGATCCCGGCAAGAACATGGTCATCGGGAAACAATTCAGAGCGGCCATGGAGAAGGATGACGGTTCTCTCGTCACTCATCCGGACGGCAAATGGAAATGGGACGCTTATAAGAACAACGAGCCGAACGGCTGGGCGTTCATGAAGTATCTCTCCGAGTCGGAAGCGGTGCTGGAGCAATACGGCGAGAACTTCGTTCACCAATCGTTCCTCGGAGCGCCTACGGACACGATGGTCAAGCGACTGGCGAATCTGAACAAGATCGAGTCCGAGACGTTCACCAAGATCATTATGGGCACCTCGAACATCGATGAGTTCGATAAGTTCGTCAAGCAGTGGAAACAGTTGGGCGGAGACGCCATTACGGAAGAAGTCAACGCTTGGGCGTCGGCCAAGTAA